In Lascolabacillus massiliensis, a single genomic region encodes these proteins:
- the xerD gene encoding site-specific tyrosine recombinase XerD translates to MNLKNVTDKYRRYLLFEKGLSKNTIEAYIRDLNKLLLFIEEEKLSLISIKTSDLEEFLAGLYDNNLSPRSMSRVISALKSFFRYFMLDNYREDNPTDLLDSPKTGLKLPVVLSIEEIDSILSVIDVSTLEGTRNYAIIETLYSCGLRVSEITNLRFSDLYFDEGFIRVVGKGDKQRLVPISETAIQEINNWLIYRGQIYIKKGYEDIVFVSSRRGTALSRITVFYFIKQYAEAAGIRKDVSPHVFRHSFATHLLERGANIRVIQEMLGHEKIATTEIYTHIDRTFLRQEIIEHHPRNRR, encoded by the coding sequence ATGAATCTAAAAAATGTCACAGATAAATACCGAAGATATTTACTTTTTGAGAAAGGATTATCTAAAAACACAATTGAAGCATATATCCGTGATTTAAATAAGTTGTTATTATTTATAGAAGAAGAAAAGTTATCTCTTATTTCAATAAAAACATCCGATCTGGAGGAGTTTCTAGCTGGATTATATGATAATAATCTTTCTCCAAGATCCATGTCAAGGGTTATTTCAGCACTAAAATCATTCTTTAGGTATTTTATGCTGGATAATTACAGAGAAGATAATCCAACAGATTTGCTTGATTCACCTAAAACTGGATTGAAATTGCCAGTTGTATTATCAATTGAAGAAATAGATTCGATTCTTTCTGTGATTGATGTTTCAACCTTGGAGGGTACACGCAACTATGCTATCATTGAAACACTTTACAGTTGCGGACTGAGAGTTTCTGAAATAACTAATCTGCGTTTTTCTGACTTATATTTTGATGAAGGATTTATAAGGGTAGTGGGGAAAGGTGATAAACAGCGACTTGTTCCTATATCTGAAACAGCAATTCAAGAGATAAATAATTGGTTGATATATAGAGGTCAGATCTATATAAAGAAGGGTTATGAAGATATTGTTTTTGTAAGTTCTCGAAGAGGTACTGCATTGTCACGTATAACTGTTTTTTATTTTATTAAACAGTATGCAGAGGCTGCAGGTATCAGGAAAGATGTTAGTCCTCATGTTTTTCGTCACTCCTTTGCAACTCATCTCTTAGAGAGAGGTGCGAATATAAGAGTAATTCAGGAAATGCTTGGACATGAGAAAATAGCAACAACAGAGATTTATACTCATATAGACAGAACTTTTTTAAGGCAGGAAATAATTGAACATCATCCAAGAAACAGAAGATAA
- the dnaN gene encoding DNA polymerase III subunit beta, producing MKFIASSATMLNHLQAISRVINSKSTLPILDCFKLELKGNKLTLTAADSETRLETWIEVNNAEGEGSLAINAKNLLDPLRELPDQPLTFDINDETLEVFIYYHNGKYNFVGLKGDEYPEPKPLKEETSMSLTIEADMLMSGINRTVFATADDELRPVMNGIYFDITSDNLTFVASDGHKLVRVTTTEAKGEGRSSFILPKKPANLLKALLPKETGTVTINFDENNAYITMSDYKMICRFVEGRYPNYNSVIPQNNSNTVTLDRLTLLNALKRVSVFSNPSIGLVKLQLSEEKIVITAQDIDFLTAAEETIVCSYTGNVMNIGFKAAFLIEILDNIPSSDVRIELSDPSRAGLILPVEQETNEDMLTLLMPMMLND from the coding sequence ATGAAATTTATAGCATCAAGCGCTACGATGTTGAATCATCTGCAGGCAATTAGTAGAGTCATTAATTCCAAAAGTACATTACCTATACTGGACTGCTTTAAGCTGGAGTTAAAGGGTAATAAGCTTACATTGACTGCTGCAGATAGTGAAACACGTCTGGAAACATGGATTGAAGTGAATAATGCAGAAGGAGAAGGTAGTCTTGCAATCAATGCTAAAAACCTTCTGGATCCTTTACGAGAGCTTCCTGATCAACCTTTAACATTTGATATAAATGATGAAACTCTGGAGGTCTTTATTTATTACCATAACGGAAAATATAATTTTGTAGGATTAAAAGGTGATGAATATCCTGAACCAAAACCTTTGAAAGAAGAGACTTCTATGAGTCTCACAATAGAAGCAGATATGCTAATGTCTGGAATTAACAGAACTGTTTTTGCAACTGCTGATGATGAACTCCGCCCTGTAATGAACGGAATTTACTTTGATATAACATCTGATAACCTCACATTTGTAGCATCAGATGGACATAAATTAGTTCGAGTTACAACCACCGAAGCAAAGGGTGAAGGTCGATCTTCTTTTATTCTACCTAAGAAACCTGCTAACCTATTAAAGGCTCTTTTACCAAAGGAAACAGGTACAGTGACAATAAACTTTGATGAAAATAATGCATATATCACAATGAGTGATTATAAAATGATTTGTCGTTTTGTAGAAGGAAGATATCCGAACTATAACTCAGTGATTCCTCAAAATAACAGCAATACTGTTACATTAGACAGATTAACTCTGCTTAATGCACTAAAGAGGGTGTCCGTATTTTCAAATCCATCAATAGGATTGGTTAAATTGCAATTATCAGAAGAGAAAATAGTAATAACTGCACAAGATATTGATTTTCTCACAGCTGCAGAGGAAACAATAGTATGTTCTTACACAGGAAATGTAATGAATATAGGTTTCAAAGCTGCTTTTTTAATAGAAATATTAGATAACATTCCAAGTTCCGATGTTAGAATTGAATTGTCTGATCCATCAAGAGCCGGACTTATTCTCCCTGTAGAACAAGAGACTAATGAAGATATGCTGACTCTTTTAATGCCGATGATGTTAAATGACTAA
- a CDS encoding 3'-5' exonuclease, which yields MELKLKNPLVFFDLETTGINITRDRIIEISLLKVYPNGKEESRTRRINPEMPIPPESTAIHGITDEDVKDCPTFKQIAKSLSEMLEGCDMAGFNSSRFDVPMLAEEFLRAGVDFDISKRKFVDVQIIFHRKEQRTLEAAYSFYCNKKLENAHSAEADVIATYEVLKSQLDRYPDLENSVDSLSKEYSSFNNNVDLAGRIVLNESGVEVFNFGKHKGKPVSEVLKNEPSYYSWMMDGDFTLNTKQVLTKIRLREMNG from the coding sequence ATGGAATTAAAGCTGAAAAACCCGTTAGTGTTTTTTGATTTAGAAACTACCGGGATCAATATAACACGTGATCGCATTATCGAAATATCTCTGTTAAAAGTTTATCCTAACGGGAAAGAAGAATCGAGAACCAGACGTATTAATCCGGAAATGCCTATCCCGCCTGAATCAACTGCAATTCATGGTATTACAGATGAGGATGTTAAGGACTGTCCTACATTTAAACAAATTGCTAAATCACTTTCAGAAATGTTGGAGGGATGTGACATGGCAGGATTTAATTCCAGTCGTTTTGACGTTCCAATGTTAGCAGAAGAATTTCTGAGGGCTGGAGTAGATTTTGATATAAGTAAGCGAAAATTTGTAGATGTTCAAATAATTTTCCACAGAAAAGAGCAACGCACTCTTGAGGCAGCATATTCATTCTATTGTAATAAAAAATTAGAGAATGCACATTCTGCTGAGGCTGATGTAATTGCTACATATGAGGTTCTAAAGTCTCAATTGGATCGATATCCTGATCTTGAGAATAGTGTGGATTCTTTATCAAAAGAATATTCAAGTTTTAATAATAATGTTGACTTGGCAGGTCGTATCGTTTTAAACGAGAGTGGGGTAGAAGTGTTTAACTTTGGGAAACACAAAGGGAAACCTGTCTCTGAAGTGTTAAAAAATGAACCGAGTTACTACTCTTGGATGATGGATGGAGATTTTACGCTTAACACCAAACAGGTACTTACTAAGATCCGTTTGAGAGAGATGAATGGTTAA